Proteins co-encoded in one Flavobacteriaceae bacterium MAR_2009_75 genomic window:
- a CDS encoding glutamine synthetase has translation MSKTKLEYIWLDGYFPTQNMRSKTKVVNDFGGTLEDCPMWSFDGSSTRQAEGGSSDCLLKPVAIYPDPARKDAFIVMTEVLNADGTPHVSNGRSTIDDDDNDFWFGFEQEYFIMDSATDLPLGFPRGGYPAPQGMYYCSVGGKNTHGREIVEEHADLCIAAGLNFEGINQEVASGQWEFQLFAKGAKKAGDEIWVARYLLDRLTEQYGYYIEYHPKPLGKDMDWNGSGMHANFSNSTLRTCGDRATYEKICEAFRPVVKEHIAVYGEFNDQRLTGDHETASINDFSYGISDRGASIRIPIITVEQGWKGWLEDRRPASNGDPYKIAGRIVKTVKSADV, from the coding sequence ATGAGCAAAACAAAATTGGAGTACATCTGGTTAGATGGATATTTCCCAACGCAGAACATGCGAAGCAAAACCAAAGTCGTTAATGATTTTGGAGGAACCTTGGAAGACTGCCCAATGTGGTCTTTTGACGGAAGTTCAACAAGACAAGCAGAAGGTGGATCTTCAGATTGCTTGTTAAAGCCAGTTGCTATTTATCCTGACCCAGCACGTAAAGATGCTTTTATCGTAATGACAGAGGTCTTGAATGCCGACGGCACCCCTCACGTATCAAATGGTAGATCTACTATTGATGATGATGATAATGATTTTTGGTTCGGTTTTGAACAAGAGTACTTTATCATGGACTCGGCGACAGATCTTCCTTTAGGCTTCCCGAGAGGTGGATACCCCGCTCCACAAGGCATGTATTACTGTTCGGTAGGTGGTAAAAATACGCATGGTAGAGAAATCGTAGAAGAACACGCTGATTTGTGTATCGCCGCAGGTCTTAACTTTGAAGGAATCAATCAAGAAGTTGCTTCTGGACAATGGGAATTTCAATTATTCGCCAAAGGTGCTAAAAAAGCCGGAGATGAAATCTGGGTGGCTAGGTATCTTTTAGACAGATTGACCGAGCAATATGGCTACTATATTGAATACCACCCAAAACCACTAGGAAAAGATATGGACTGGAATGGTTCTGGTATGCACGCCAACTTCTCTAACTCTACGTTAAGAACCTGTGGTGATAGAGCTACTTACGAGAAGATTTGTGAAGCTTTCCGCCCAGTGGTAAAAGAACATATAGCCGTTTACGGTGAGTTTAACGATCAACGTTTGACCGGTGATCACGAGACAGCTTCTATTAACGACTTTAGCTATGGTATTTCTGACCGAGGAGCTTCAATACGTATTCCGATTATTACTGTTGAGCAAGGCTGGAAAGGATGGTTAGAAGACAGAAGACCTGCTTCAAACGGTGATCCTTATAAAATTGCGGGTAGAATCGTTAAAACTGTCAAATCTGCGGACGTTTAA
- a CDS encoding carboxypeptidase-like protein, translating to MRALFIVLLLQLFGACFSSFAEESEFLRGRVYDSQTGEAIVFATVRIKGRAKGVITNMDGGFRLPHHLIDKGDSIQVTSMGYEKKDLAIQRLSASDINIIRLSASAISLNEAVVRAKRKRKLTANQILYRAIKNIPKNYPNSAYTIKGYYRDYQLDSLGYLNLNEAFLEVFDQGFNEIDSATTKTRIFDYVQNTEFRRDDLAAKPYDYENYQKIVNKAFLPSYGGNEFLILRIHDPIRNYRINSFDFVNVMYDSDIINNHSFKKHLDTYLEDEGIYKIGLEKSYPEYAPDYTALGTIYISKNDYAIHKLEYAVYDDNISNNQIELLDKDVSGKLIFEVVTEYVRGDSNKMKLNYISFQNSFQLSLPPKFIVENIDFHSEKRAIVVKFNNPLGKYSNADKRNNYSFRYKGKRLDIEKVVVADNRSIVFLNMDEQDWIKMKSKRIGNTNERFFKENLLDAKIKNITDIDGNQINQRDSKDFNQFREFFVQETKRTSEVPHDSLLMNIRKPIYMNQPIVKPNDYQNYWMNTPFKELNPAPGKFE from the coding sequence ATGCGTGCGTTATTTATTGTTTTATTGTTACAACTTTTCGGTGCCTGCTTTTCCTCATTTGCTGAAGAAAGTGAATTTCTTAGGGGTAGGGTATACGATAGCCAAACAGGTGAGGCTATTGTATTTGCAACAGTTCGAATAAAAGGTAGGGCAAAGGGGGTGATCACCAATATGGATGGTGGTTTTCGCCTTCCCCATCATTTAATTGATAAAGGTGATAGTATTCAGGTCACATCAATGGGCTACGAGAAGAAAGACTTGGCCATTCAAAGACTTTCTGCAAGTGATATTAATATTATTCGATTGTCCGCATCAGCGATTTCTTTGAATGAGGCTGTTGTGAGGGCTAAACGTAAAAGAAAACTGACCGCAAATCAAATTCTTTATAGAGCTATTAAGAATATACCCAAAAACTACCCTAATAGCGCATACACTATTAAGGGGTATTACAGAGACTATCAATTAGATAGTTTGGGCTATCTTAACCTTAATGAAGCCTTTCTCGAGGTATTTGATCAAGGTTTTAACGAAATTGATTCAGCGACCACCAAGACACGAATTTTTGATTATGTTCAAAATACTGAGTTTAGAAGAGATGATTTAGCGGCCAAACCTTATGACTACGAAAATTACCAGAAGATTGTTAATAAAGCCTTTTTGCCCTCTTATGGGGGCAATGAATTCCTCATTTTAAGAATTCATGATCCGATTCGAAATTATCGAATAAATAGTTTTGATTTTGTGAATGTGATGTATGATAGCGATATTATAAACAACCATTCGTTTAAAAAACATTTAGACACTTATCTCGAAGATGAAGGTATCTATAAAATTGGTCTTGAGAAGAGTTACCCTGAATATGCGCCCGACTATACTGCATTGGGTACGATTTATATATCTAAGAACGACTATGCTATTCATAAATTAGAGTATGCTGTTTACGATGATAACATATCGAACAATCAAATCGAGCTTCTAGACAAGGATGTTAGTGGGAAGCTGATTTTTGAAGTGGTAACGGAGTACGTAAGAGGTGATTCGAATAAAATGAAACTTAATTATATCTCTTTTCAGAATTCATTTCAATTATCTCTACCACCTAAATTCATAGTGGAGAATATTGATTTTCACAGTGAGAAGAGGGCTATTGTTGTTAAGTTCAATAACCCTTTGGGTAAATACTCAAATGCTGATAAAAGGAATAATTATAGCTTTAGGTATAAGGGCAAACGCTTGGATATTGAAAAAGTAGTAGTAGCCGATAATCGCTCTATCGTATTCTTGAACATGGATGAACAGGATTGGATCAAAATGAAAAGTAAACGAATTGGCAATACCAATGAGCGATTTTTTAAAGAGAATTTGCTGGACGCAAAGATCAAGAACATTACCGATATTGATGGAAATCAAATCAATCAAAGAGATTCTAAAGATTTTAATCAATTTAGGGAATTCTTTGTTCAAGAAACAAAACGGACATCCGAAGTGCCACATGATAGCTTATTGATGAATATTAGAAAGCCCATATATATGAACCAACCAATAGTCAAGCCGAACGACTATCAGAACTATTGGATGAATACACCTTTCAAAGAATTAAACCCAGCGCCAGGGAAGTTCGAGTAA
- a CDS encoding cation:H+ antiporter, translating to MQNILYIILGLILLIAGGNWLLKSAVALSIRLNIPKIVIGMTVVSFATSAPELIVSIKSALDGFPDLALGNVVGSNIANLGLVLGVTVILGSIDVNKSFYTTDWPVMMLASLVFFGFIYFDGVLGFYEGIVMVVFLILFLVYLLRFQKQAVVDELPEDDMPLPLYKTMLLLGLGGVALWGGSEFLINGAVGLAKSYGVSERVIGVTVVSVGTSVPELAASIIAVIKKEKAISLGNLVGSNVFNILAVLGITSIITPITVVDQGLIENDIFWMLGISFLILPLVFFPKGLRLGWRDGIILVAIYLAFVYLTIGI from the coding sequence ATGCAAAATATTCTTTATATTATTCTCGGTCTGATACTTTTGATTGCTGGGGGTAATTGGCTACTTAAATCTGCCGTAGCGCTCTCTATACGACTGAATATTCCGAAAATTGTAATCGGTATGACCGTAGTTTCATTTGCTACTTCGGCTCCTGAATTGATCGTAAGTATAAAGTCGGCTTTGGATGGTTTTCCCGATTTAGCCTTGGGCAATGTGGTAGGTTCGAATATTGCGAACTTGGGTCTGGTATTGGGTGTTACTGTAATTTTGGGCAGTATCGATGTCAATAAAAGTTTCTATACTACTGATTGGCCTGTAATGATGCTTGCTTCTCTTGTATTTTTTGGTTTTATCTATTTTGATGGAGTTCTCGGCTTCTATGAGGGTATTGTAATGGTAGTGTTTTTGATTTTGTTTCTTGTGTACCTATTGCGATTTCAGAAACAAGCCGTAGTAGATGAGCTGCCTGAAGATGATATGCCGTTGCCACTTTATAAGACCATGCTTTTATTGGGTTTGGGTGGTGTTGCCTTATGGGGTGGATCGGAATTTTTAATCAATGGGGCAGTAGGTCTTGCTAAGAGTTATGGCGTTAGTGAACGCGTGATTGGTGTCACCGTTGTATCTGTCGGTACAAGTGTGCCTGAACTTGCGGCATCTATTATTGCGGTTATCAAAAAGGAAAAAGCTATTTCTTTAGGTAATCTTGTTGGTTCGAATGTATTCAACATTTTGGCAGTATTGGGTATAACTTCAATTATAACCCCGATAACTGTTGTGGATCAAGGCTTGATCGAGAATGATATTTTCTGGATGCTGGGAATTTCTTTTTTAATATTACCCTTAGTATTCTTTCCCAAAGGGCTGCGATTAGGTTGGCGAGATGGTATAATTCTTGTGGCAATTTATCTAGCCTTTGTGTATCTTACCATTGGCATTTAA
- a CDS encoding adenine phosphoribosyltransferase, whose product MDLKLYVRDIMNFPSEGIVFKDITPLLKDAKAMQKATEALLNLLGDVKIDKVVGMESRGFFFAPLLASKLNAGFVPIRKPEKLPAEKIAQTYALEYGSDTLEIHKDAIQKGEKVLVHDDVLATGGTASAACELIERLGGEIVQCNFLIELDFLKGKEKLVDYEVRSLLHY is encoded by the coding sequence ATGGATTTAAAATTGTATGTCAGAGATATCATGAATTTTCCATCCGAAGGTATTGTCTTTAAAGATATTACCCCATTGTTGAAGGATGCTAAAGCCATGCAAAAAGCAACCGAAGCACTTTTAAATCTTTTAGGTGATGTGAAAATAGATAAAGTAGTGGGTATGGAAAGTCGTGGTTTTTTCTTTGCTCCGTTGTTGGCAAGCAAATTAAATGCAGGTTTTGTGCCGATAAGAAAGCCAGAGAAATTACCGGCCGAAAAAATAGCACAAACGTATGCGTTGGAATATGGCTCAGACACTTTAGAAATACATAAAGATGCCATTCAAAAGGGAGAAAAAGTGCTGGTTCACGATGATGTTTTGGCTACTGGAGGTACCGCTAGTGCCGCCTGTGAATTGATTGAGCGTTTAGGAGGCGAAATCGTACAGTGTAATTTTCTGATCGAACTTGATTTCTTGAAGGGCAAAGAAAAACTGGTAGATTACGAAGTCCGGTCTTTGTTACATTATTGA
- a CDS encoding putative sulfatase gives MKNIIVSILLLNILISCNIPSKQSSEEKSPNIIFILADDLGWADLPVYGNEFNEAPNLDKLAQQAMRFTNAYAANPVCSPSRASIQTGLYPARIGINDFLPGHWRPYEKLTVPVNKTQYLPLDYDTIGEALKRSGYATGYFGKWHLGHTEKHHPKNQGYDESLVHQGGRFFNFNEQMHPQTELPHDIILSEALTDKSIDFIENNKNQPFFLFLAHFDVHVQLDAYSEQIEKFIKKPKADGYPSNAIYAAMVENIDKCVGRIMNKLEDLNLADDTIIIFFSDNGGLVSRFDKIPLIAKNKLHYYEGNSLQYIASSNQPLRAEKGTVYEGGIKEPLLIKWPKKVTKGSQSDAIVSSIDLFPTTMEMATGETQKNQTVDGVSMVPTLKGLNHNKERAVFWHYPVYHHSVPASAVRQGEWKLIQFLDDDRLELYNLINDIGESHNLAYEESEKAEELLQLLNNWREKVDAAMPIQNPHFDKERKKEWGRHPNFEDMVNGTSTTLP, from the coding sequence ATGAAAAATATTATTGTTTCTATTCTGTTGCTAAACATCCTTATCAGTTGTAATATCCCCTCGAAACAATCTTCCGAAGAAAAATCTCCGAACATCATATTTATTTTGGCCGATGACCTTGGCTGGGCCGATTTGCCAGTATATGGCAACGAATTTAATGAAGCCCCAAACCTTGACAAACTAGCTCAACAAGCAATGCGTTTTACCAATGCATACGCGGCCAACCCTGTATGCTCGCCAAGCAGGGCAAGTATTCAAACAGGGTTATACCCTGCAAGAATTGGAATCAATGATTTTTTACCAGGCCATTGGCGACCTTATGAAAAATTAACAGTTCCAGTGAATAAAACCCAATATCTTCCCCTAGATTATGATACTATAGGTGAAGCCCTGAAGCGTTCTGGTTACGCAACTGGTTATTTTGGTAAATGGCACTTGGGCCACACCGAAAAACATCACCCAAAAAATCAAGGCTATGACGAAAGTTTGGTTCATCAGGGTGGACGTTTCTTCAATTTTAACGAGCAAATGCATCCGCAAACAGAATTACCTCATGACATAATTCTTTCTGAAGCTTTGACCGATAAAAGCATAGATTTTATTGAGAACAATAAAAACCAACCTTTTTTTCTCTTCTTAGCGCATTTCGATGTTCATGTTCAACTAGATGCATATTCAGAACAAATAGAAAAATTCATAAAAAAACCTAAAGCCGATGGCTACCCTTCGAATGCTATTTACGCAGCTATGGTCGAGAACATTGATAAATGTGTAGGTCGAATCATGAACAAACTTGAGGACCTGAATTTGGCCGACGACACTATCATAATTTTCTTTTCTGATAACGGAGGTTTAGTAAGCAGGTTTGACAAAATTCCTTTAATAGCCAAAAATAAATTGCATTACTACGAAGGTAATAGCCTACAATATATAGCCTCTTCGAATCAACCTTTAAGAGCTGAAAAAGGTACTGTTTATGAGGGAGGAATTAAAGAGCCCCTACTTATCAAGTGGCCAAAAAAGGTAACTAAAGGAAGTCAGTCAGACGCCATTGTAAGCAGCATCGACCTTTTTCCTACGACAATGGAAATGGCAACTGGGGAAACTCAAAAAAATCAAACGGTAGACGGGGTTAGCATGGTACCCACGCTAAAGGGCCTTAACCACAATAAAGAGCGAGCCGTCTTTTGGCATTATCCGGTGTATCATCATTCAGTTCCGGCAAGTGCCGTTAGACAAGGTGAATGGAAACTGATTCAATTTTTAGACGATGACCGACTTGAACTCTACAACCTCATAAACGATATTGGCGAAAGCCATAATCTTGCTTATGAAGAAAGTGAGAAAGCAGAAGAACTTTTACAACTTCTCAACAATTGGCGAGAAAAAGTCGATGCCGCTATGCCCATCCAAAATCCACATTTTGATAAAGAAAGAAAAAAAGAATGGGGCCGGCACCCAAATTTTGAAGATATGGTCAACGGCACTAGTACTACTCTGCCTTAA